A DNA window from Daucus carota subsp. sativus chromosome 3, DH1 v3.0, whole genome shotgun sequence contains the following coding sequences:
- the LOC108212341 gene encoding putative SWI/SNF-related matrix-associated actin-dependent regulator of chromatin subfamily A member 3-like 1: MLYRSTYIYIFKVVTSPAPSFPKEVSMQLLWWRSIQKVDGMIEIVDFRCFIIGIVLGTSVKLGFNWSSSVTVQVCKSCTVTLVVSSAGNAFNLIDLVASRTTLVVSSTSVFSTWREQLEKHTKPGKLSVYLYYGERTKDPMELGKYDLVLTTYSLLASDLESGSPVFLVPWWRVILDEAHLIKHSTPTQASAVLKLNARRRWLVTGTPLQNTTMDMYSFMSFLSYQPFTDKHSWKKTLLKPVDTSSEVTRLEAVMEAICLRRTKEQGILGLPQKIMKICHVDLSAEERELYDQMEVEAKTAVQDYISTGTVRNHYIALLSIVLRLRQICTHMDLCPKGLVASLPCSNKEA, from the exons ATGTTATACagatctacatatatatatatattcaaagtcGTCACATCACCGGCACCGTCCTTTCCAAAGGAAGTATCGATGCAATTGCTATGGTGGAGATCCATTCAAAAAGTAGATGGGATGATTGAAATTGTTGATTTTAG GTGTTTTATCATCGGGATTGTTCTTGGTACATCAGTAAAATTGGGTTTTAATTGGTCTTCAAGTGTTACTGTGCAAGTATGCAAGTCTTGCACAGTAACATTGGTTGTGTCCTCTGCTGGAAATGCGTTTAATTTGATTGATCTTGTAGCTTCCAGGACAACATTGGTTGTGTCCTCGACTTCTGTGTTTTCGACGTGGAGAGAGCAATTGGAAAAGCACACGAAGCCCGGAAAGTTAAGTGTTTACTTGTATTATGGAGAGAGGACTAAGGACCCAATGGAGCTTGGAAAGTATGATTTGGTACTGACCACGTACTCTTTATTGGCGTCTGACCTGGAATCGGGATCACCCGTATTCCTAGTACCTTGGTGGAGGGTGATTTTGGATGAAGCACATCTGATTAAGCACTCCACTCCTACACAAGCCTCTGCTGTACTTAAGTTAAATGCTAGGCGGAGGTGGCTGGTCACAGGAACTCCCCTACAGAACACTACAATGGACATGTATTCTTTCATGTCATTTTTGAGTTATCAGCCATTTACAGATAAACACTCCTGGAAAAAGACGCTGCTAAAGCCAGTGGACACAAGTAGCGAGGTCACTCGGTTAGAG GCTGTAATGGAAGCCATCTGCTTGAGGAGGACAAAAGAGCAGGGCATACTCGGATTGCctcaaaaaattatgaaaatatgtCATGTCGATCTTTCTGCTGAGGAAAGAGAGCTATATGATCAGATGGAAGTGGAGGCTAAGACTGCCGTTCAGGATTACATCTCCACAGGCACAGTCAGAAACCACTATATAGCCTTGCTTAGCATAGTTCTACGACTCCGCCAGATATGTACTCATATGGACCTATGCCCTAAAGGTCTCGTTGCATCTCTTCCGTGCAGCAATAAAGAAG CATGA